The genomic region CGCGTCGTCGTCGCGTTCCTTGATCAGCAGCCATTGCTCCTGGCGCCCCTGCTGCCGCCCGCTGCGCACCAGCGCCCAGCCGCCGTGCAGCTTCGCGCCGTCGAGCCGGAACGTCAGCTTGCCGGCACGGTAGCCCGCGCGTGCCTGCGCGACGCCGCCGTCGGGCGTCCACGTTCCTTCGTCCCACACGACGACCGAGCCCGCACCGTAATGTCCGGCCGGAATCTCGCCTTCGAACGACGCGTATTCGAGCGGATGGTCCTCGACGTGCACGGCCAGCCGTTTCACCGCCGGATCGACGCTCGGCCCTTTCGGCACGGCCCACGATTTCAGCGTGCCGTCGAGTTCGAGACGGAAGTCGTAGTGCAGCCGCCTCGCGTGGTGCTCCTGGATCACGAAGCGCAACGGCCGGGCCGTGCGCGCGGACGTTCCCGCCTTCCGCGACTGCCGCGCGTCCGCGTCGGCGGGCGCGCGCCGCCGCCCGTGCGCGCCCTCGGGCTCCGGCGTCGCGTCGAAGCGGCGTTTGCGGCGATAGGGGTCGAGTTTCGCGGCCATTGCGTCGTCCTCCGTCGCGCGCGGTCATGCGGCGTGCTTGCGGCGCGCGGCGATCTTCTTCGCCGGGTGCGCCACGGCCGTGCCGTGCTTCGCGGCCGCGCGTTTTGCGGGCGCCTTCGCGGCACCTTTTTCTGCACCCTTTTCTGCACCCTTCGCGGCCCCTTTCGTCGGCGCTTTCGTCGGCGCTTTCGCAACCGGTTTGCGCCGCGCACCGGCGGCACGCGAAGATGCCGGCGCCCCGGCATCCGCCTCGTCGTCCGCTTCGGCTGCCCGCGCACCGCCGCCCTTCAGGCTGTGCTTCAGCAACTCGGTCAGGTCGACCACGTTGGACGCCGCGCGCCCCGTCTGCGCGGGCCTGTCCTCGATCTCCTCGATCCGGCCCGCGCGCACCTTGCGTTCGACCAGGTCGAGGATGTCGTCGCGAAACGTGTCGTGATACTCGTCGGGTGTCCACGAACCCGACATGTCGTCGATCAGCTTCTTCGCCATCGCGAGTTCGCGCGCACTGACGCCCGCGCGCTTCGCATCGCCGGCCGGCACCGACAGTTCGTCGAGCGGGCGCAGCTCCTCCTGCCAGCGCAGCGTATCGAGCGCGAGCAGCGGCCCGACCGGAATCAGCGCGCCGAGATGCTGACGGTCGCGCATCACGACGTGCGCGATGCCGATCTTGCCGCTGTCCTTCAGCGCATCGCGCAGCAGCGCGTAGACCTTTTCGCCCTTGCGGTCCGGCACGAGGTAGTACGGCGTGTCGAGATACAGGAACGACACGGCGCCTTCGTCGACGAACGTGACGATGTCGACCGTCTGCGTCGATTCGGGGTTCGCCGCGCGGATCTCGTCGTCGGTCAGCACGACATAGCGCTCCTTCTCGTACTCGTAGCCGCGCACGATGTCCTCGCGCGTGACTTCTCGGCCGGTGCGCTTGTTGATCTGCCGATAGCCGACCGGGTCCATCGAGCGCCTGTCGAGCAGGCGGAACGACGGCTTCACCGTACGCGTGGCCGGGAACAGCTGCACGGGCACGTGAACGAGCCCGAAGCTGATCGCGCCTTTCCAGATCATCCGTGCCATCGATGTCCTCCTTGCGGCGTGTGGGGTCCGGCGAAAGTCACGGCCTGCGGCAGCGGCTGCGCCGCACGATGCTGACGTGGCCGTTGCGCTCCAGGATCGCCGCATCGACGTCGGACAGGTCGGTCGCGCCGAGCGCCTGCCGCACGCTTTCGCGGATGTCGGTGGGCGTGAGCAGCGCGGCACGCATCTGCGCGTCGTCGAAACGGCCGTTGCGATACACCTCGCGCTCGACGCCCACCAGCAGCCGCTCGAGCCGGCGCGAGCGCACGCAGGCCCAGCCGATCGCGCGATGCAGCAGCGCGATCGCGAACGACGCCGCGACGGTCGCCACGAACGGCGACGCACCGACCATCGCGCGGCTCAGGATCGCGCCGAGCAGGATCCCGACCACGTAGTCGAACGGCGAACGCTGGCCGAACGCGCGCCGCCCGGCGATGCGGATCAGCACGAGCGCGACCAGGGATACGACGATCGCACGCAGCGCCATCTGCCCGGGGCCGAGCATCCGGCCCTGTCCGAACAGCGCGACGACGATGTCCATGATCGCGCGGCGCTAGGCCGGCAGCGCGGCGGCGTGAAGCGCGTCGCGCATCTGTTCGACGGGCGCCGGGCGCGCGCCGGGCGTTGCGATCCGCGTGACCGGGCGGGTACACGGCGCTTCGTGGTCGGGCCGCGAGCGGTGTTCGCCGAGCTGGTGCGACTTCGCGTGGTCGGTCGACTGCGCGGATGCGGTGTTGCCGGCGGATGGGGAACGGGTCATCGACAGATCCTCGTGGCATTCGGATGAGCAGCCGGACGGGCAGCCGCCACGCAAACCGCCGCGTCGCGGCGCGCGTGTTGACGGCAGCGAAACCGGTACGACGGGCCTCGACCGCGCCCGCGACGCCGGCCGCGGCGTCAGGGCGCGGCTAGCGCCGCGTCGAATTCGGCGCGCGTCACGTCGAGCGTCACGCTGCATTCGATCGCGGCATCCTCGACGCGCGGCTTGCGCTCGTCCACCGCGCGCCGCGCGCGGTCGCACAACTGCGTGCGCACGCGCAGCCGGTCGGCCGCGTCGAGCAAAACGTAGCGATCGACGACGTCGGGATCGAACCGCAGGTCGACCGCGCAACGCCATTCGCGCGCGTCCTCGTCGGACGGCACGCGCACCCACGACACCTGGATCGTCAGGCCGCCGGATGCGTCGTCCGCGTGCACGACGACGGTCGACTGCGACGGAAAGCCGATCGCGAGCGCATGTTCGAGTTCGGCCACGCGCTGCGACCGGTCGGGCGCGGCACTCATCGTCGCACGACGCCCAGCAGCAGCGTGACCAGGAAGATCACGACGAAGATGTAGAACAGGATCTTCGCGATCTCGGCCGCGCCGGCCGCAATCCCGCCGAAGCCGAACACGGCGGCGACGATCGCGATGATGAAGAAGATGATGGCGTATCGAAGCATGGAACCCTCCTGGATGACAGCGGTCGTCACCAAACGTCGTCGTCGGTCACGCATCGTGCTTGTGTTTCGGTTTGCCGCGCACGGGCGTGGAAGCCATTTTCTCGAGCTCTTTCTCGCTCATCGACTCGGCCATCGACTTCGCCGGCGGTTTGAGATCCTTCATCTTCGTTTCACCGCGCTTGGCCGACAGCGCCGCGC from Burkholderia cepacia ATCC 25416 harbors:
- a CDS encoding Ku protein; this translates as MARMIWKGAISFGLVHVPVQLFPATRTVKPSFRLLDRRSMDPVGYRQINKRTGREVTREDIVRGYEYEKERYVVLTDDEIRAANPESTQTVDIVTFVDEGAVSFLYLDTPYYLVPDRKGEKVYALLRDALKDSGKIGIAHVVMRDRQHLGALIPVGPLLALDTLRWQEELRPLDELSVPAGDAKRAGVSARELAMAKKLIDDMSGSWTPDEYHDTFRDDILDLVERKVRAGRIEEIEDRPAQTGRAASNVVDLTELLKHSLKGGGARAAEADDEADAGAPASSRAAGARRKPVAKAPTKAPTKGAAKGAEKGAEKGAAKAPAKRAAAKHGTAVAHPAKKIAARRKHAA
- a CDS encoding DUF421 domain-containing protein, giving the protein MDIVVALFGQGRMLGPGQMALRAIVVSLVALVLIRIAGRRAFGQRSPFDYVVGILLGAILSRAMVGASPFVATVAASFAIALLHRAIGWACVRSRRLERLLVGVEREVYRNGRFDDAQMRAALLTPTDIRESVRQALGATDLSDVDAAILERNGHVSIVRRSRCRRP
- a CDS encoding DUF3022 domain-containing protein, with amino-acid sequence MSAAPDRSQRVAELEHALAIGFPSQSTVVVHADDASGGLTIQVSWVRVPSDEDAREWRCAVDLRFDPDVVDRYVLLDAADRLRVRTQLCDRARRAVDERKPRVEDAAIECSVTLDVTRAEFDAALAAP
- a CDS encoding DUF1328 family protein — protein: MLRYAIIFFIIAIVAAVFGFGGIAAGAAEIAKILFYIFVVIFLVTLLLGVVRR
- a CDS encoding DUF3008 family protein, with translation MPAKSQAQQRAAGAALSAKRGETKMKDLKPPAKSMAESMSEKELEKMASTPVRGKPKHKHDA